A genome region from Methanococcoides burtonii DSM 6242 includes the following:
- a CDS encoding N-acetyltransferase, with translation MIRKATLNDVDAIKSIISFYAKQELMLHRSVSELYESIRNFYVYEIDGDVVGCCGLQVLWADLAEILSFAILPEYRGKCIGTQLLNACLDDARELKATSVFTLTYAPVFFEKNHFKRVDKATLPHKIWIGCIKCHKFPDCDEIALSLELS, from the coding sequence ACATTAAATGATGTTGATGCGATTAAAAGCATCATTAGTTTCTATGCAAAGCAGGAGCTTATGCTCCATCGTTCTGTCAGTGAGCTCTATGAGTCCATACGTAACTTCTATGTTTATGAGATCGATGGCGATGTGGTAGGTTGCTGTGGTCTGCAGGTGTTGTGGGCAGATCTTGCAGAGATCCTGTCCTTTGCTATTCTTCCGGAATATAGGGGGAAATGTATTGGCACTCAATTGTTAAATGCATGCCTTGATGATGCTCGTGAACTCAAGGCTACCTCTGTCTTCACATTGACGTATGCACCTGTCTTTTTTGAGAAAAATCATTTCAAACGTGTGGACAAGGCAACTCTCCCGCACAAAATATGGATTGGTTGCATCAAATGTCATAAGTTCCCTGATTGTGACGAAATAGCTCTTTCATTGGAACTTTCATAA